In Leptolyngbya iicbica LK, the genomic stretch CCGCTGACTGATCAACTGGATTAAATTTTCCGTGGCGGCGGCAATGACTTGCATACGAGTGGGGTTGTAGTGGGCTCGCATATCAGTTTCTATATGGGCGGTGCCCCGCTCGGACTGCCCGATCGCTTTGCTCACGGCTTGGGTCAACTCCTGCTTTGTGGTGATGCCCTTGGCGATCGCGGCTGACTCTATCGCTCCATCTGTGGGCATCACGACTACCCCATGTTTAGGAAAGCCGACTGCGGTTGCAAAGGCCACTGCTTCGTCAACAGAGCGAACGGTTTGAGCGCGATAGTTAGTCTGAGTGCTGATGGCCTGACCGACGATTTCTAAATTGTGCTGGCGATCAAGAAGGAGCACGAGTTCGCGATCGCAGGGCACAAAGGGGATCTCGGGATGCGGGCCAAAGCTACCTTCGCTCGCGATCGCTAAATCACCGCCGGTCAGGTCTAACGCGGCTTGAGCCTTGAGTCGAGCCGTGGCGAGTTGATCGGCAGGACGTTTGATATCGCGGGTAAAGGTGCCGAGGCGATCAGTATTGAAATCAGGCGGGACGTGGATGGAGACGCCGAGGCTTGACTGTAGGAGGGGCGCGATCGCCTGCTCTTTGCGGTGCATCGTCGCAATAACGGCCTGCCTCCCGATAAATTCTGAAGCCTGATTAGTCGCTTCCCTCATAAACAAAGCAGAGTGACAAACAAATCTTTATCAGTTTGACCATACCGCATTTCTTTGACGATTGAGCCCTTTAGTTGGTCCCAGTGACGAAGCCTTGAGTTCACTCACAAAGGTGCTATTTTCACGTCTGTTTCGTTTAACCAAATAGGATGCTGAGGGGCGACTTACTTCGTAACAAAAAAGTCCTCGTCATACGTTATGTACAAGAGAAAAGGGGAGAGATGATAGCAGGATCATGGAGTCAGAAGGGAGCTCTCCCCAGTGCTGATTAGCAAACTCGTTCAGATTGAAAGGCAGGGATCAAAGCCTAGACTCATCTCATCGCTCTAGCATTTCTCGCTAATTAATAAGGGGATGAGAGGCTGAACAGAGATACGCTTTATTCCGGAATTATTCCATTGTTATAGGATTCAAAAACGGTCAGATTCTCTGATTTTTTTGATGGAGGGGATAAATCACTGTGCTCAAAATTTTGGACACGGGAGCGATGCCGCCGAGACATCACTTGTTCTGGATCAACGCCATCAAATGTGGGAGGTAGCCAAACTCGAACCACGAGTAAGGCACCTAATACGAGCAAAAATACACAGGCCACTAACACTTGTATCCAGGGAGTTTCTAATACCCCTCTAACAATAATTTCTCTCAGCACGGAGACGATGGAAACCTCGACTGCTACGCCGATCGAAACTCGATGCTCTTGTAAATAGATGATGAGTAGGCGAAAAACCTCGACCAAAATTAGCAGGAATAAAATGTCAGAGGTGACCGTTTGAAATTGTAAAGGCGGTAGTAACGACAGCACCATCTCTCTGAGTTGCAAGACCATAAAGCTAAATAGGCCAATGCACAAGCAGACTACGATCAAATCTTGAACGGTTTCTAATAATCGAATGACTCGGCCACTGTTGAGCCAACGGTACCAAGGCAGTGGAGAAGTTGCGTTGTCCATAGTAACTAAGAAGCACAGAGCTTCATTAGAGTGGTGCAGAGCAGACTAGATCAGCAATAGCGACAGACATCAACCGAACATTCTTCTGCGAGATAGCAAAGCGCGCGAAAGCGTAAGCTAACCACCTCTTCATATAGCGGGTTGAGTTTGCAAAGGGGCGGTATGTTGAACTGCATCATTCCTCCCAGTCGAATGTTCTTTGCAAAGGGACATTGGGTGGGAATGAGCTGACAAATCAAGTGCGCCTGAGCGGGATGTTGCATTTCAATTCGATTGAGTCGCTGGCGCAATGGGCTGAGAATATCTGGTGAAGGCGACTGCTGTTGGGGTGACTTTTTATTCGGCGCAAGGCTGAAGATAAATGACTTCAACATGGTTTTTGAGGCTGGATAGATAACTGCTATCTACAAGTTACTCATAATTTGAGTGAATAGCAATGCTGTTTTGATATAGGTTTAGTTTATGTTTGATAATGCTGGCTTAACTCTTAATTAGATGCGATCGCTCGTATCAGTTATGGGCATTAATGCATCAAAATGTGATGATTTTCTATTGTTTGAAGTATCTAAAGTTTTGCTGTGTTAAGAGCTGGCATTTGCTAAATAGCCACTAAAAAACCGGGGCTTAACCCCGGTTTTTTAGACGAGTTATGTCTCTCGATTTAACAGCCATCTGGCCCACAGAATTGGTGTGCGTACAGCACTTCTGCATCGCAGATATAGGCAATGCCGGAATAATCTTCGAAATACTTCGATGAAACCGTATCCGAGATTTTCAGCGCCATGTCTCGAGTGTCGGTCAAAATCTCAAACTTGATGTTTGATTGAGTGTCAGACACGCTGGGCTGGCCTGAAGACCGCACGTTGCGGCTGCCCTTACCGCCAGTTTCGAGAACGGTGTAACCAGTAGCCCCCTCTGCTTCGATAACTTTGGCGACCTTTTTCAGCAATACTTTCTCGGTGATGATCACAAGCTTTTTAGCTGGCTTAGACATGCAATGTACCTCCTTGCGCATGTATTCATTGAACTAAAGGGTTGTCAGACGAAGGGCACAATCTATTGATGCGCCCCGTCTGAGCTTAGCCCCCACCCATCGTCGCTTGGGCAAGCCCAATAAAGAACGGGATGCAGACAGCCAGAGCAATTGGTGTGCCAACCGCTGTGGAAGAACCGATATAGGCGGAAGGATTCGCCTTGGGAATACCAGCGCGCAACGTCGGCGGGCCAGAGATGTCGGAACTAGAAGCCGCAATGACGGACAGAAGTACAACGCCGCCAGGGCTAAAGCCCGTAACGATGTGAGCGATGTAGCCAAGACCGAAACCAATGCAACCGTGTAGCAGCGGCGCAATTACAGCGTATAAGGCATACCATTGACCGACTTTGCGCAATTCACCCAGTCGCGCCCAGGCTTCCATACCCATCACCAGCATCAAAATCGAGAGCAAGCCGCGGAAACCAGGGTTGAAGAAGCTTTCGTAGACGCTATCAGGCTTTGTAAAGATACCTAATGCCAAACCAAGCAGCAGAGCGGAAAGGGCCGAACCTTGCAGGCTGTCCTTGATGATGGGCCAGATCTTCACCCGCTCATCTTCAGGCATGCCAGCCGCGCCAGCACCGCCACCAGTCCCACCAGAAAAGCTGCCTTCAGCACTACGCTGATCACTGGTGGGATATCCACCGGAAGGCACCGCCGCTTCGCTGGCATATCCACCCGCAGCAGCGGGTTGCATGCCACTGAATTCACCCTTGCTAATGGCTTCTGCATTCTTGCGATACTTTTCACGCTTTTGCTTACCGGCATAAACGCTCGCTAAAACAATGGCCGTCACCAATGCTGGAATATCCATGAAGGGATAAAGGGCAGCAGACCAAGCTTCATACTCAATGCCTTGCCCTTCTAGCAGGGTGATACCAGCGGCGAGGGTCGAGCCACTCACGGCTCCGAATAAGCCACCAGTTGCAATGGCGTCCAAAGTTTTGACGCCCGGCAGTTGGGCTAGTGTATAGCGGGCGATAAAGACGACTGAGATGCCAATGATGACTGCAAATAAAGCGGGCAATAGCATCTCTGCCAAGTTAGCTTCGCGGATGGCAATACCACCGCTTAGGCCAACCTTGATCAGCAGCATAAAGACGATGAACTTGTAGATCGAGTCAGGAATCGTTAGTCGACTATTGAGAGCCGCAATGACCATCCCCCCGATCAGAAAGCCAAGGGTTGGGGACTGCAACTTGGATAAGAAGAGCGTCAAAAATTCGGATAAAAAATCCACGAAAACCTCCTTCCGCCGCCTCTTAACGAGGGGTGATGATAATGACAAATGAGCTTCAATGATTTGAAGAAAGTAGGGGTGAAGCGCTTCACCCCTGCAGCACAGGTGTTACGCAAAAGCCTGTCGACAGAGTTGTTCCAGAGATCGCTGTTCTCTGAACTGTGTTGAAAGGTGATAGCTGTCTGATATCCCCTTCAATAGATTTAGCTCTATCAAGAACTCAATCTCTATGTGAATAAGTCTATCCTGAAATGTTCGAGTTTCAGCGTTTCAATGGCACGGATTTAGAAAGCGATGTTAAATCCGGAATATAAGTTTTACTTTTATTTGTCGATGTCGACATATCTCTGGGTGATGTAAATTGCGATCGCGGCATCGTTCATTCAGAGTTCTATATAGCTGCAGGTGTTCTCTTTCTTGGATGGCGCTGCAAGTCACTGCAAGCGGTTGTCCAAAGCTTGGTTGGGTTGATGGCGATCGCTGCCAAGATGCCCGTTCTCAAGAGTCGGCCGACTTGGTAATGCGGCGGCATTTGATGACTCTGGCCCCTGATTGATTTCGGCAGCCAGGCTGACCTCAATGTGAATGAGGTGCCTTGAGCAT encodes the following:
- a CDS encoding DUF6671 family protein — translated: MREATNQASEFIGRQAVIATMHRKEQAIAPLLQSSLGVSIHVPPDFNTDRLGTFTRDIKRPADQLATARLKAQAALDLTGGDLAIASEGSFGPHPEIPFVPCDRELVLLLDRQHNLEIVGQAISTQTNYRAQTVRSVDEAVAFATAVGFPKHGVVVMPTDGAIESAAIAKGITTKQELTQAVSKAIGQSERGTAHIETDMRAHYNPTRMQVIAAATENLIQLISQRCPSCQCPGFSIARRNPGLPCAWCHTPTLLPLSVTYRCQRCDFGQAKNFPDGQQTADPGNCAYCNP
- a CDS encoding phosphate-starvation-inducible PsiE family protein, which produces MDNATSPLPWYRWLNSGRVIRLLETVQDLIVVCLCIGLFSFMVLQLREMVLSLLPPLQFQTVTSDILFLLILVEVFRLLIIYLQEHRVSIGVAVEVSIVSVLREIIVRGVLETPWIQVLVACVFLLVLGALLVVRVWLPPTFDGVDPEQVMSRRHRSRVQNFEHSDLSPPSKKSENLTVFESYNNGIIPE
- a CDS encoding Mo-dependent nitrogenase C-terminal domain-containing protein codes for the protein MLKSFIFSLAPNKKSPQQQSPSPDILSPLRQRLNRIEMQHPAQAHLICQLIPTQCPFAKNIRLGGMMQFNIPPLCKLNPLYEEVVSLRFRALCYLAEECSVDVCRYC
- a CDS encoding P-II family nitrogen regulator, which codes for MSKPAKKLVIITEKVLLKKVAKVIEAEGATGYTVLETGGKGSRNVRSSGQPSVSDTQSNIKFEILTDTRDMALKISDTVSSKYFEDYSGIAYICDAEVLYAHQFCGPDGC
- a CDS encoding sodium-dependent bicarbonate transport family permease, which codes for MDFLSEFLTLFLSKLQSPTLGFLIGGMVIAALNSRLTIPDSIYKFIVFMLLIKVGLSGGIAIREANLAEMLLPALFAVIIGISVVFIARYTLAQLPGVKTLDAIATGGLFGAVSGSTLAAGITLLEGQGIEYEAWSAALYPFMDIPALVTAIVLASVYAGKQKREKYRKNAEAISKGEFSGMQPAAAGGYASEAAVPSGGYPTSDQRSAEGSFSGGTGGGAGAAGMPEDERVKIWPIIKDSLQGSALSALLLGLALGIFTKPDSVYESFFNPGFRGLLSILMLVMGMEAWARLGELRKVGQWYALYAVIAPLLHGCIGFGLGYIAHIVTGFSPGGVVLLSVIAASSSDISGPPTLRAGIPKANPSAYIGSSTAVGTPIALAVCIPFFIGLAQATMGGG